In Corynebacterium ulcerans, one genomic interval encodes:
- a CDS encoding TatD family hydrolase, with translation MGKKKPRPVPVPVEGLEGLIDAHTHLASCGARTSEDVDAIVARAVAGGVDKLCTVGDGLAEAELALSAAQSHERVFAACAIHPTRANELDEAARERLTQMAQDPRCVAIGETGIDTYWITHAPETTASLEVQEEALRWHIDLAVSSGKALMIHNREGDEELLRILADAPTPQETILHCFSSPLAVAQEALDRGYVLSFAGNLTFKRNDELREAVRRAPLSQILIETDAPYMTPEPYRGARNEPAFIGHTALCAAQSKNMSVEDFAAGVRETFHRVYGIPS, from the coding sequence ATGGGTAAAAAGAAACCTCGTCCAGTACCAGTGCCGGTGGAAGGCCTTGAGGGGCTTATCGACGCCCACACGCACCTTGCTTCTTGCGGAGCCCGCACGTCTGAGGATGTCGATGCGATTGTGGCTCGGGCGGTGGCTGGCGGCGTCGATAAGCTATGTACCGTAGGGGATGGGCTCGCTGAGGCCGAATTGGCGCTGAGCGCTGCGCAGTCGCATGAGCGAGTGTTTGCCGCCTGTGCGATTCATCCGACCCGCGCCAATGAGTTGGATGAGGCGGCGCGCGAGCGGCTTACTCAGATGGCTCAGGATCCCCGGTGCGTGGCTATTGGAGAAACCGGGATTGATACGTATTGGATAACCCATGCGCCTGAGACCACAGCAAGTCTGGAAGTGCAAGAAGAGGCGTTGCGTTGGCATATTGATCTTGCAGTTTCCAGCGGCAAGGCGTTGATGATTCATAACCGAGAAGGGGATGAGGAATTGCTGCGCATCCTTGCGGACGCGCCCACCCCACAAGAGACCATCTTGCATTGTTTTTCTTCGCCGCTTGCCGTGGCGCAGGAAGCATTGGACCGGGGTTACGTTCTGAGTTTTGCAGGGAACCTGACGTTTAAACGAAACGATGAATTACGAGAAGCTGTGCGACGCGCACCGTTATCGCAGATTCTCATTGAAACGGACGCGCCCTATATGACGCCAGAGCCTTATCGTGGTGCTCGGAATGAGCCGGCGTTTATTGGACATACGGCACTGTGTGCTGCGCAGTCTAAAAACATGAGCGTGGAAGATTTCGCTGCCGGAGTGCGGGAGACTTTTCACCGTGTCTATGGAATTCCCTCCTAG